The following are encoded together in the Cyanobacterium aponinum PCC 10605 genome:
- the folB gene encoding dihydroneopterin aldolase — translation MDAIEVKGIRSYGYTGLFPEERSLGQWFEVDLTLWVDLQPSAKSDDIKDTLDYRQAITIVKHIIKTAKFALVEKLAEVIAQDLLEMEKVNQVRVKLSKPNPPIPDFEGSITIDITRSK, via the coding sequence ATGGATGCGATCGAAGTTAAAGGTATTCGCAGTTATGGTTATACAGGGTTATTTCCCGAAGAAAGAAGTTTAGGACAATGGTTTGAGGTAGATTTAACTCTATGGGTGGATTTACAACCTTCTGCAAAAAGCGATGACATAAAAGATACATTAGATTATCGTCAAGCCATCACTATTGTTAAGCATATTATCAAAACCGCTAAGTTTGCGTTGGTAGAAAAATTAGCCGAGGTTATTGCTCAAGATTTATTGGAGATGGAGAAGGTAAATCAAGTTAGGGTAAAACTATCTAAGCCAAATCCCCCTATTCCCGACTTTGAAGGTTCAATTACTATTGATATTACTCGCTCAAAATAA
- a CDS encoding DinB family protein, with the protein MNQKQNYLLMAEYNSWMNEKIYSICKQIPHEKLHQNLGAFFLSIIGTLNHILVADIIWLKRFSDHPKNYSSLDYIRSIKKPHSLNQIIYDRIEDLTLEREKIDQIIKDFILEITEEDLENSFSFNNMKGEHFNKKFSYIILHFFNHQTHHRGQVSTLLSQLNLELGITDLLVLIPSFDLTS; encoded by the coding sequence ATGAATCAAAAACAAAACTATTTATTAATGGCTGAATATAACAGTTGGATGAATGAAAAAATTTACAGCATATGTAAGCAAATACCTCATGAAAAACTACATCAAAATTTAGGAGCTTTTTTTCTTTCTATTATTGGCACTTTAAATCATATTTTAGTAGCTGATATTATTTGGCTAAAAAGATTTTCCGACCATCCTAAAAATTATTCTAGTCTTGACTATATCAGAAGTATTAAAAAACCTCATTCCCTAAATCAAATAATATACGATCGCATTGAGGATTTAACGTTAGAGCGGGAGAAAATTGATCAAATAATCAAGGACTTTATTTTAGAAATTACAGAGGAAGACTTAGAAAATAGTTTCAGTTTCAATAATATGAAAGGAGAACATTTTAATAAAAAATTTTCTTATATTATTCTACATTTTTTCAATCATCAAACCCATCATCGAGGACAAGTTAGTACTTTATTATCACAACTAAATCTTGAGCTTGGGATCACTGATTTATTAGTTTTAATACCATCTTTTGATTTAACCTCTTGA
- a CDS encoding DNA-methyltransferase, with amino-acid sequence MEKIIKGNCLEELKNIDSEIVDLIYLDPPFFTQKKHSLTTRDNRINYQFYDIWHSLNDYLFMMKKCLIECKRILKKTGNIFLHCDKSASHHLRVLLDQIFLPENFRSEIIWSYKRWSNSKKGLLNSHQTIYFYSKTYDFKFNTIYTDYSPTTNVDQIWQLREKNDYGKSVYKKDKNGNIILAQEKKGVPLSDVWEIPFLNPKAKERVGYPTQKPVLLLQQIINISTDEGDLVLDAFCGSGTTCVAAKSLHRNFIGIDISEDAIALTQKRLNEMIITNSKLLEKGKTSYIEKSEDELFLLKSINAIPVQRNNGIDGFLKRQFNEKPIPVRIQKKDETLENAIASINNSEQAKKSDLKIVIQTNNYHQLFPLEDEKIIVIKSSELLIKEELQKVNMMVYNKSN; translated from the coding sequence ATGGAAAAAATAATTAAAGGAAATTGTCTTGAAGAATTGAAAAATATTGACTCAGAAATAGTAGATTTAATTTATTTAGATCCACCATTTTTTACACAGAAAAAACATTCTTTGACAACCCGTGATAATAGGATAAATTATCAATTTTATGATATTTGGCATAGTCTAAATGATTATTTATTTATGATGAAAAAATGTTTAATTGAATGTAAAAGAATTTTAAAAAAAACTGGTAATATTTTTTTGCATTGTGATAAATCTGCTTCTCATCATTTAAGAGTTTTATTAGATCAAATATTTTTGCCTGAAAATTTTAGAAGTGAAATTATTTGGTCTTATAAAAGATGGTCAAATTCTAAAAAAGGTTTACTTAATTCTCATCAAACTATTTATTTTTATTCTAAAACATATGATTTCAAATTTAACACTATTTATACTGATTATTCTCCCACAACAAATGTTGATCAAATATGGCAATTAAGAGAAAAAAATGATTATGGTAAATCTGTTTATAAAAAGGATAAAAATGGTAATATAATTTTAGCTCAAGAGAAAAAAGGTGTTCCTTTATCGGATGTTTGGGAAATACCCTTTTTAAATCCAAAAGCAAAAGAAAGAGTTGGTTATCCCACGCAAAAACCTGTTTTACTTTTACAACAAATTATTAATATTTCTACTGATGAAGGTGATTTAGTTTTAGATGCTTTTTGTGGTAGTGGCACAACTTGTGTCGCCGCTAAATCTTTGCATCGTAATTTTATTGGCATTGATATATCAGAAGATGCGATCGCACTTACTCAAAAAAGATTAAATGAGATGATTATAACTAATTCTAAACTTTTGGAAAAAGGAAAAACAAGTTATATAGAAAAATCAGAAGACGAATTATTTTTATTAAAAAGTATTAATGCGATTCCTGTACAAAGAAATAATGGAATTGATGGTTTTTTGAAGAGACAATTTAATGAAAAACCTATCCCAGTTAGAATACAAAAAAAAGATGAAACTTTAGAGAATGCGATCGCATCTATTAATAATTCGGAACAAGCAAAAAAAAGTGATTTAAAAATAGTAATTCAAACTAATAACTATCATCAGTTATTTCCTTTAGAAGATGAAAAAATCATTGTTATTAAATCTTCTGAGTTATTGATTAAAGAAGAATTACAAAAAGTGAATATGATGGTTTATAATAAATCAAATTAA
- a CDS encoding ApaLI family restriction endonuclease, with translation MFYYPQREQAIKIQQTLETVYKGVNGEYYAGEQAWNFIRNRTGFDLKQILIDIADQKTPEKS, from the coding sequence ATGTTTTATTATCCTCAAAGAGAACAAGCTATCAAGATTCAACAAACTTTAGAAACAGTTTACAAGGGTGTAAATGGCGAATATTATGCTGGAGAACAAGCATGGAATTTTATTAGAAATCGTACAGGATTTGATTTAAAACAGATTTTAATAGATATTGCCGATCAAAAAACACCAGAAAAAAGTTAA
- a CDS encoding N-acetylmannosamine-6-phosphate 2-epimerase, translated as MKELQSSLVISCQAPSNSPLHNPDIIANIALACVNQGAKGLRIDSPNHIKAVRKLLPDIPIIGLWKQMGLDSDVYITPRLEDAIAVAEAGADIIAIDATQRKRPNGETLEEIISHIQQNLHKLVMADIDTKENAIIARDLGVDFIGTTLYGYTQDTRQFTPPNFDLIEELVREIDTPIICEGGIKTPEEAKKALDKGCFCVVVGTAITGIDLLAQNFVKAL; from the coding sequence ATGAAAGAATTACAATCTAGTCTTGTTATATCTTGCCAAGCTCCTAGCAATTCGCCTTTACACAATCCCGATATTATTGCTAATATAGCCTTAGCTTGTGTAAATCAGGGAGCAAAAGGATTACGTATTGATAGCCCCAATCACATCAAAGCAGTACGAAAATTATTACCTGATATTCCCATTATCGGTTTATGGAAACAAATGGGATTAGATTCTGATGTCTATATTACTCCTCGTTTAGAAGATGCGATCGCAGTTGCGGAGGCAGGGGCTGATATAATTGCTATCGATGCTACCCAAAGAAAACGCCCTAATGGGGAAACACTGGAAGAAATAATTTCCCATATCCAACAAAATTTGCATAAGTTAGTAATGGCGGATATTGACACGAAAGAAAATGCGATTATCGCCAGAGATTTGGGAGTGGATTTTATTGGTACAACTCTTTATGGATATACCCAAGACACAAGACAATTTACTCCTCCTAATTTTGATTTAATAGAAGAATTAGTCAGGGAAATTGATACACCTATTATTTGTGAGGGGGGAATTAAAACCCCAGAAGAAGCTAAAAAAGCTCTTGATAAGGGCTGTTTTTGTGTCGTTGTTGGTACCGCAATTACAGGTATTGATTTATTAGCTCAAAATTTTGTTAAAGCCCTGTAG
- a CDS encoding tubulin-like doman-containing protein, with amino-acid sequence MSFYVIGIGGTGAKCIEAIAHLASVGLIPTNMLKVLYIDADETNGNLQRSQRTVSIYQRCFQLLKGKHQECAWMTTNLESYGVWSPFTNNNADRKLGSFFSYETLKQTSPPLGNLFDVLYTEDERQVSLEVGFRGRPAIGSSIMTQINLESLEQEPWRSLINEIENNAGGGSQTKVLLCGSIFGGTGASGLPTIGRLIANKLEKDGVRDRVKIGCIFGLPYFNFPKNSNTNEQVYASSDLFLLNTEAALRYYKEQANQFDTKYLIGNQSMEKLGDFSVGKDTQVNRPHFVEFYAGLAARHFFCDNPPEGVHVMSRNEAGILQWDDIPHVEEVKAKLVNAARFAFIWLADFEDQLQKAKTAGIRELNGLAWFDKFFRGTKKFIGGYQRPHLPDLSESDQQDAIKSVTAWCEDFLRWLKDIHYCDNERVQLFKAREYFGNPKSLKGEKFSDLLWDDSRSKELLQDDNAITLKNKIGELDTRDFGEPNQGVAGLAKAVYVCCKV; translated from the coding sequence ATGAGTTTTTATGTTATCGGCATTGGTGGCACGGGGGCGAAATGTATAGAAGCGATCGCACATTTGGCTTCTGTGGGTTTAATTCCTACCAATATGTTAAAAGTTTTATATATAGATGCAGATGAAACTAACGGTAATCTACAGCGATCGCAGCGTACGGTTAGTATTTATCAAAGATGTTTTCAACTACTTAAAGGGAAACATCAAGAATGTGCATGGATGACCACAAACCTTGAATCTTATGGAGTTTGGTCACCTTTCACCAACAACAACGCCGATCGCAAACTAGGGTCATTTTTCTCCTACGAAACCTTAAAACAGACTTCTCCCCCATTGGGCAACCTATTCGATGTACTTTACACCGAAGACGAAAGACAAGTATCCCTAGAAGTGGGCTTTAGGGGCAGACCTGCGATCGGATCTAGTATTATGACCCAAATTAACCTCGAAAGCCTTGAACAAGAGCCTTGGCGCAGTTTGATCAACGAAATCGAAAATAATGCGGGGGGCGGTTCTCAAACCAAAGTCTTACTCTGTGGATCAATTTTTGGCGGTACAGGCGCATCAGGCTTACCCACTATTGGACGATTAATTGCCAATAAACTAGAAAAAGACGGGGTAAGAGATAGGGTGAAAATCGGTTGTATTTTTGGCTTACCCTATTTTAATTTTCCTAAAAATAGTAATACAAATGAACAAGTTTACGCCAGTTCCGATCTCTTTTTACTCAACACCGAAGCCGCTTTAAGATATTACAAAGAACAAGCTAACCAGTTTGACACTAAATATCTCATCGGTAATCAGAGTATGGAAAAACTAGGGGATTTTAGCGTGGGAAAAGACACCCAAGTCAATCGCCCTCACTTTGTGGAATTTTACGCAGGTTTAGCCGCCCGTCATTTTTTCTGTGATAATCCCCCCGAAGGGGTACACGTTATGAGTCGCAATGAAGCGGGGATTTTACAGTGGGATGATATACCCCATGTAGAAGAAGTGAAAGCCAAGCTAGTCAACGCGGCCCGTTTTGCCTTTATCTGGTTAGCGGATTTTGAAGATCAATTACAGAAAGCGAAAACTGCTGGTATTAGAGAATTAAACGGTTTAGCGTGGTTTGATAAATTCTTTAGAGGGACAAAAAAATTCATTGGAGGCTACCAAAGACCACATTTACCAGATTTGAGTGAATCTGATCAACAGGATGCCATTAAAAGCGTTACCGCTTGGTGTGAGGACTTTTTGCGATGGTTAAAAGATATTCACTACTGCGATAACGAAAGGGTACAACTGTTCAAAGCAAGAGAATATTTCGGTAATCCTAAGAGTTTGAAAGGGGAAAAATTCTCAGATTTATTGTGGGATGATTCTCGCTCCAAAGAACTATTGCAAGATGATAACGCTATCACTCTCAAAAATAAAATAGGGGAATTAGATACCCGTGATTTTGGCGAACCGAATCAGGGAGTGGCAGGATTAGCAAAAGCGGTTTATGTCTGTTGCAAAGTGTGA